The genomic window ATTTGTTTCTCATACTCTCCCACCGAACATATATATTAAAAGGCTAAAAAAGCTTTTCATTATAAGGTAGTGGCTTCAGGTTGCGCCCTGAAACTACTACCAAAATGTCACCTTCTCACTTTGCCAATTTCGATAAACGATAGACAACAGATTCATATGGACGCAACGTCATATTTGCATAATCACTAGGTGAATCACTATAATTGGAAAGCAATATTTCTGATTCATATCCACTAAAATCTAACTCTTGCGGCAACACAAAGGATGTTTTATTACCATAGAAGTTATTTATTACTAGTAATGCCTCATTATCTTTTAAGCGTACGTATGCAAATACATCATCATGATCCTTCTCTATCAATTTGAAGTCTCCATCGGTAATGATATCATACGTTTTACGGAGTTGTATCAATTTTTGATAATGATAAAAAACCGAATCTTCATTCTGCATGGCTACTTCAGCATTCACATCTTTGAAATTGTTTGATACAGGGATCCAAGGTGTTCCACTTGTAAAACCTGCATTCTCGGTTGCATCCCATTGCATAGGGGTACGAGAGTTATCACGTGACTTACTCTTTAATATGTCAAGAACCTCTTGCTCAGACTTCCCTTTTTCTTGTAAAATTTCATACATATTTAACGACTCAACGTCACGATATTGATCGATTGATTCATACTTTGGATTTGTCATTCCAAATTCTTCACCTTGATATATATAAGGTGTTCCCCTCATCATATGAATCGTTGTTGCAAGCATCTTGGCCGATTCCTTATGATATTCCGTATCATTACCGAAGCGCGATACGACACGAGGCTGGTCATGATTACACCAAAACAGAGCCATCCAACCATTTCCTTTTTGCATACCCTCCTGCCATGAAGATAAAATTTCCTTTAATTCATGAAAGTTAAATGGAGCAACTGTCCATTTATCACCGCCAGGATAATCCACTTTTAAATGATGGAAATTAAACGTCATGTTTAATTCCTTTCGATCTGGCTGCGTATATAATATACAATTCTCAATCGTTGTTGATGACATTTCTCCAACCGTCATCATGTCATAATTCGAGAATACTTCATTATTCATCTCATGTAGATAGTCATGAATACGAGGGCCGTCTGTGTAAAAACGACGTCCATCTCCTTTATCATCGTTAGGGAAGCTCTGATCCTTAGAAATTAGATTAATAACATCTAGACGGAAACCATCTATACCTTTATCAAGCCAGTACTTCATCATATCGTACAAATCTTTGCGCACCAGTTCATTTTCCCAATTAAGGTCAGCCTGTGTTACGTCAAATAAGTGTAAATAATATTGACCTGTCTCCTCATCAAGCTGCCAAGCATTGCCGCCAAATTTTGACTCCCAATTGGTTGGGGGTTGTTCAGTTTCCCCATCTTTCCATATATAATAGTCACGATACTTATTATCTTGAGATTTACGAGATTCAACGAACCACTCGTGCTCCGTTGATGTATGATTGACTACTATATCCATGACAATTTTAATATTGCGTTGATGTGCTTTTTCTAGCAATTCATCAAAATCTGCCATTGTTCCATATTCTTCATGAATATTAAAATAATCGCTAATATCATACCCGTTATCTTTTTGTGGAGATTTATAAATAGGCGTTAACCACAATACATCTACGCCGAGCTTATGTAAATAATCTAGTTTTTCAATAATCCCTTGAATGTCACCAACGCCATTTCCAGTCGTATCATTAAAGCTTTTTGGATATATTTGATATACGACTGCCTTTTTCCACCATGGCTGCGTCATATAAACACACCACCCATTTCAGTTATTATAGTGCAATAGCAACCTAACTTAGATTAGCTTGGTTGCTATTGCTTTTTATTATTCGCTTATTGGTTACATGACAAGTGTCATAAACATAATTACCTAGATAAGTCGTTTATGAACCAAGTGTTTATGCTTTTTTTCGTTTAGCCATAAAGAATGTTAGTAAAAACGGAACTACTATAACGATTGCCATTCCAATGAAGAAGGCTCCCCAGTTTTCTTTTTGGATAGATAAGAAGCCTGGCACACCACCAACACCAATAGATAGGGCACGAACCTTCTGTGTCATAATATATAAACCGGCGATGGCAGAAGATACCAATGCTGCAATAAATGGATATTTATAGCGTAAATTCACCCCAAACATAGCTGGCTCAGTAATCCCTAACCAAGCTGAAATCCATGATGTTAAAGCTAAACCTTTTAATTTTGTATCTTTAGTAGCAAACATCATCGCTAATGCTGCAGATCCTTGCGCAATATTAGATAGAGCTAGCATCGGCCATAAGAATGTGGTACCCGTGCTACCAATTAATTGAATATCAACAGCTAAGAACGTATGATGCATACCTGTCACAACAAGTAGTCCATAAATACCACCATAAATCAAACCACCTAGAGCTGCAAAGTTATCAAATACAGCTACTAGTGCGCTTGTAATAGCATTACCAGCTGCAAACATAATTGGGCCAATCGCAATAAATGACAAGAAACCTGTAATCAATAATGCAATCGGTGCAACAAATAAAAGCTGAATAGCATCTGGTATAATTTTACGTAGCCAAATTTCAAGCTTAGCTAGAACATATGATGCAAATAAAACGGGAAGTACTTGTCCTTGATAACCAATCTTTTGAACCTCTAACCCAAATAAGTTCCATGTTGGAATCGTACCCTCTTTTAATGCATTCCCGTAAGCCCACGCATTTAACAAGTCAGGGTGAACAAGCATTAAACCTAGGACAATACCTAGCAATGGATTACCGCCAAACTTCTTAACAGCTGACCAACCAATTAGACCAGGTAAAAACACGAATGCTGTATTCGCAATTAAGTTAATAATGCTAGCAATATCTGTCCATTGCGGATACAGTTCAATTAAAGGTTTTTCATCAAAAATGCCAGGGCCCGTTAAGATGTTATTAATACCCATTAAGAGACCTGCTGTTACAATGGCTGGTAAAATAGGGAAGAAAATATCCGCTAACGTTTTAATACCTTTTTGTAGCGGATTTAGCTTTTCTGCAGAAGCTGCCTTCACATCATCCTTTGATGCTTCACCGATGCCAGTTATTGCAACAAGCTCTTTGTAGACTTTATCTACCGTTCCTTGTCCAATGACAACCTGAAACTGTCCATTTGTAGAAAAGGACCCTTTTACAACATCTAAATTTTCTAACGTGTTTGTATCAACTTGTGCTTCATCTTTTAATGCAAAACGTAGCCGTGTTACACAATGTGTTGCGGCCACGATATTGTCTTTTCCGCCAATCGCCTCAACGATTAGCTCCGCTTGCTTACGTAAATCCATCTAAGTTGCTCCTCCTATTTTTTATATTTATTTAGTAGTTACATGAATAACTTCTGTT from Bacillus sp. HMF5848 includes these protein-coding regions:
- the treC gene encoding alpha,alpha-phosphotrehalase — protein: MTQPWWKKAVVYQIYPKSFNDTTGNGVGDIQGIIEKLDYLHKLGVDVLWLTPIYKSPQKDNGYDISDYFNIHEEYGTMADFDELLEKAHQRNIKIVMDIVVNHTSTEHEWFVESRKSQDNKYRDYYIWKDGETEQPPTNWESKFGGNAWQLDEETGQYYLHLFDVTQADLNWENELVRKDLYDMMKYWLDKGIDGFRLDVINLISKDQSFPNDDKGDGRRFYTDGPRIHDYLHEMNNEVFSNYDMMTVGEMSSTTIENCILYTQPDRKELNMTFNFHHLKVDYPGGDKWTVAPFNFHELKEILSSWQEGMQKGNGWMALFWCNHDQPRVVSRFGNDTEYHKESAKMLATTIHMMRGTPYIYQGEEFGMTNPKYESIDQYRDVESLNMYEILQEKGKSEQEVLDILKSKSRDNSRTPMQWDATENAGFTSGTPWIPVSNNFKDVNAEVAMQNEDSVFYHYQKLIQLRKTYDIITDGDFKLIEKDHDDVFAYVRLKDNEALLVINNFYGNKTSFVLPQELDFSGYESEILLSNYSDSPSDYANMTLRPYESVVYRLSKLAK
- the treP gene encoding PTS system trehalose-specific EIIBC component — translated: MDLRKQAELIVEAIGGKDNIVAATHCVTRLRFALKDEAQVDTNTLENLDVVKGSFSTNGQFQVVIGQGTVDKVYKELVAITGIGEASKDDVKAASAEKLNPLQKGIKTLADIFFPILPAIVTAGLLMGINNILTGPGIFDEKPLIELYPQWTDIASIINLIANTAFVFLPGLIGWSAVKKFGGNPLLGIVLGLMLVHPDLLNAWAYGNALKEGTIPTWNLFGLEVQKIGYQGQVLPVLFASYVLAKLEIWLRKIIPDAIQLLFVAPIALLITGFLSFIAIGPIMFAAGNAITSALVAVFDNFAALGGLIYGGIYGLLVVTGMHHTFLAVDIQLIGSTGTTFLWPMLALSNIAQGSAALAMMFATKDTKLKGLALTSWISAWLGITEPAMFGVNLRYKYPFIAALVSSAIAGLYIMTQKVRALSIGVGGVPGFLSIQKENWGAFFIGMAIVIVVPFLLTFFMAKRKKA